In Rhineura floridana isolate rRhiFlo1 chromosome 1, rRhiFlo1.hap2, whole genome shotgun sequence, the following proteins share a genomic window:
- the LOC133384287 gene encoding uncharacterized protein LOC133384287 gives MFMGYLLPTLCNLDRKLEGLENKPERYTYCFQLLRGVCEALRKRFAAIWEDKRLLLAACLHPRFKLDWLESCQATTHTNKYTMKALLKAEIKMGVLNEDSDQSSDKDQEGDDLEDDFFNFLPQGKKSAVDTAEEELVRYLRSPSREVSSLHGFPRVLRCFLQHNTGMPSSAAVERLFSTGGNVMTVKRHSLSDMLFEHLVLLRHNRNIL, from the exons atgttcatggggtatttgctaccaacgctctgcaatctggaccgcaagttagaaggactggaaaacaaacctgagaggtacacatactgttttcagctgttgagaggtgtgtgcgaagccctaagaaagcggtttgcagctatctgggaggacaagaggcttcttctggcagcctgcctacaccctcgcttcaaactagattggctggaatcgtgtcaggccaccacccataccaacaa atacacaatgaaagccttgttgaaagctgaaataaagatgggtgtacttaatgaggacagtgatcagtcttcagataaagaccaggaaggagatgacttagaagatgacttctttaactttctgccccagggcaagaagtcagcagtggacactgctgaggaggaactggtgaggtacctgaggtctcccagcagggaagtgtcatcactccatggctttccacgtgtgctgcggtgttttttgcagcacaacacaggcatgccttcaagcgccgcagtagaacgcctgttcagtactggtggcaacgtaatgactgtaaaaagacattccttgtctgacatgctctttgagcatcttgttcttttgagacataacagaaacatattataa